From one Sphingobacteriales bacterium genomic stretch:
- a CDS encoding LemA family protein encodes MKKQFIYLFVLIISSFFLQSCSYNSIVSYDEGVKKAWADVEAAYQRRAYLIGNLVETVKGEAKFEKETLIAVVEARSKATSIQLKAEDITPENMAKFQEAQSQLSGALSRLLAVAEQYPTLKATEAFSELMNQLERTENRINVARRDYNAAVQNYNTQIRTFPSNITAMIFKFKEKEPFKADPGAEKAPKVQF; translated from the coding sequence ATGAAAAAGCAGTTTATTTATCTATTTGTACTTATTATCAGTTCTTTTTTTCTGCAGAGTTGCTCCTATAACAGCATAGTTTCCTACGATGAAGGCGTAAAGAAGGCCTGGGCGGATGTGGAAGCAGCCTATCAGCGCAGGGCCTACCTGATCGGTAATTTGGTAGAGACGGTGAAAGGAGAAGCGAAATTTGAGAAAGAGACATTGATTGCCGTTGTGGAAGCCCGTTCAAAAGCTACCTCCATCCAGTTGAAGGCGGAAGACATCACCCCGGAAAATATGGCTAAATTCCAGGAAGCGCAGTCACAGCTCAGCGGCGCCCTGTCCAGATTGCTGGCAGTTGCCGAACAATACCCGACACTGAAAGCCACAGAGGCATTCAGCGAACTGATGAATCAGTTGGAACGAACGGAAAACAGAATCAATGTTGCCCGCAGGGATTACAATGCCGCCGTTCAGAATTACAATACGCAAATCCGTACTTTCCCTTCCAACATTACGGCCATGATCTTTAAGTTCAAGGAAAAAGAACCGTTCAAAGCAGATCCGGGAGCAGAAAAAGCGCCGAAAGTTCAATTCTAA
- a CDS encoding META domain-containing protein: MEKPAISIRDSSTWLLYKLKMKDGIKTFSLQKAYLQFDMKNNTVTGNTDCNSFSASVTIDKSQLTFENVITTKMACRKHSIETDFLKAINSATNYKVASKMLYLYKGKSLVALFTKKK; encoded by the coding sequence ATGGAAAAGCCGGCTATTTCTATAAGAGACAGCAGTACCTGGTTGCTGTATAAGTTAAAGATGAAAGATGGTATCAAGACATTCAGCCTGCAGAAAGCCTATCTGCAGTTTGATATGAAAAACAATACTGTCACAGGAAACACCGATTGCAATTCATTCAGCGCTTCCGTTACGATAGACAAGTCTCAACTGACATTTGAAAATGTTATAACTACCAAGATGGCCTGCAGGAAACATTCTATTGAAACTGACTTTCTGAAAGCGATAAATTCAGCGACAAATTATAAAGTGGCTTCTAAAATGCTGTACCTCTATAAGGGTAAATCACTCGTGGCACTTTTTACAAAGAAGAAATAA
- a CDS encoding phosphoadenylyl-sulfate reductase, producing the protein MTFEAEIDNIRKKIETYRKEGKSMFAGSSFQTHSIPMLHIISVIDNSIPVYFLNTGYLFPQTIEYRDEIAASFRINVTDVKSSTPRNMQKDENGRLLFTSDPDFCCHLNKVAPMEPILRSHDIWINGVRADQNANRAKMKEEQQTPQGAMRYHPMLHWTRQMIWAYIKEHNIPHHPLDAEGYTSIGCEPCTRKIDASQMGDERMARWFGLNKTECGLHTELIQ; encoded by the coding sequence ATGACATTTGAGGCAGAAATAGACAATATTCGAAAAAAGATTGAAACGTACCGTAAAGAGGGCAAATCCATGTTTGCAGGTTCTTCTTTTCAGACGCATTCCATACCGATGCTTCATATAATCTCTGTTATTGATAATTCCATTCCCGTATATTTTCTGAATACAGGATATCTGTTTCCGCAAACCATAGAATACAGGGATGAGATTGCCGCTTCATTCAGGATAAATGTGACGGACGTAAAATCATCCACGCCGAGAAATATGCAGAAAGATGAAAACGGGCGTTTGTTGTTCACCTCTGACCCTGATTTCTGCTGTCATTTAAATAAGGTTGCACCGATGGAACCCATCCTGCGTTCCCATGATATCTGGATTAACGGAGTCAGGGCTGACCAGAATGCGAACCGGGCAAAGATGAAAGAAGAGCAGCAGACGCCGCAGGGAGCGATGCGTTATCATCCGATGCTGCACTGGACCAGACAGATGATCTGGGCATACATTAAAGAGCATAATATCCCGCATCATCCGCTGGATGCCGAAGGCTATACCAGTATTGGATGTGAACCCTGCACGAGAAAGATTGATGCCTCCCAGATGGGAGACGAGCGTATGGCGCGTTGGTTCGGTTTAAATAAAACGGAATGCGGGTTGCATACGGAGTTAATCCAATAA
- a CDS encoding TPM domain-containing protein has translation MASAKTFLSDVEKDTVVAAIREAELHTSGEIRVHIDDRCDQDAYDRALKVFQSLKMYKTPFRNGVLLYIAVKDKKFAIIGDEAIHQKVHPDFWDVVLGNLREDFSSQHFMEGIMKCVQTIGITLSTHFPDIDQLDRNDLPNDLSFE, from the coding sequence ATGGCATCTGCAAAAACATTTTTATCGGATGTTGAAAAAGACACGGTGGTTGCCGCTATCCGTGAGGCAGAATTGCATACCAGCGGCGAAATACGCGTTCATATTGATGACCGCTGCGACCAGGATGCCTACGACAGAGCATTGAAAGTTTTTCAATCCCTGAAAATGTATAAGACGCCTTTCAGGAATGGCGTTTTACTCTACATTGCCGTAAAAGATAAAAAATTTGCCATCATTGGTGATGAAGCGATACACCAAAAGGTCCATCCTGATTTTTGGGATGTTGTATTGGGCAACCTGAGAGAAGATTTCTCCAGCCAACACTTCATGGAAGGCATAATGAAATGTGTCCAGACAATAGGAATTACCTTAAGTACCCACTTTCCGGATATCGATCAATTAGACAGAAACGATTTACCAAATGACCTCTCCTTTGAATAA
- a CDS encoding TPM domain-containing protein gives MTSPLNKILAIILLTLHFFAGGQTLDKEGIPDIPTPFRLVNDFASMLSNENRDALETKLLAYNDSTSTQIYIVCVETIGDYSIEDFALRLGRKWGIGQKDKNNGVLILVSKNDRKVDIEIGYGLESYVTDYDSKHIIDELIVPAFKQNNYYRGLEDASNRLIELMQGTFQSSEHTGTDAIPPWAYILIIVFIVFIAYIISSGKSSVSVSGGGWTWNSGGGSSWSGGGSSWGGGGGFSGGGGGSFGGGGSSGSW, from the coding sequence ATGACCTCTCCTTTGAATAAGATACTGGCAATTATACTGCTGACATTGCATTTTTTTGCAGGAGGTCAGACGTTGGATAAAGAAGGTATTCCGGACATCCCCACCCCCTTCCGGCTGGTGAATGATTTCGCCTCCATGCTAAGTAATGAAAACAGGGATGCACTGGAAACAAAATTACTGGCGTACAATGACTCCACCTCTACGCAGATTTACATCGTCTGTGTTGAAACGATTGGCGATTACAGTATTGAAGATTTTGCCCTGCGATTGGGAAGGAAATGGGGTATCGGTCAAAAAGATAAGAATAACGGAGTCCTGATTTTAGTATCCAAAAACGACCGCAAGGTGGACATTGAAATAGGATACGGACTGGAAAGTTATGTAACGGATTATGACAGCAAACATATTATTGATGAATTGATTGTTCCTGCATTTAAACAGAACAACTATTACAGAGGACTGGAGGATGCCTCAAACCGTCTTATCGAACTCATGCAGGGCACTTTTCAATCATCTGAACATACCGGCACAGATGCTATACCGCCCTGGGCCTATATCCTGATTATTGTCTTTATCGTATTTATCGCTTATATCATATCCAGTGGGAAATCGAGTGTATCAGTCAGCGGCGGCGGCTGGACCTGGAATTCGGGAGGTGGCAGTTCCTGGAGCGGTGGCGGCAGTTCCTGGGGCGGCGGCGGCGGATTTAGCGGCGGTGGCGGCGGCAGTTTCGGCGGCGGAGGAAGTTCCGGAAGCTGGTAA
- a CDS encoding LEA type 2 family protein, with protein MKWLFVLINFSLLPFLLHADETEEPYLVKTKDFHVSHFSLRQVELGITAVIYNPYKAKVKLDEILIDVFIDDKKLGTILEAADVVKINKQSAFDLPLKINVNTASTLSKFFTQGARLLIPGKSIKVDYKGYVKVKALGFIPIKVKINQSELFTIKDIIGSGDQSPKKSAPSPAEKNH; from the coding sequence ATGAAATGGCTGTTTGTACTGATTAATTTTTCCCTGCTTCCGTTCCTGCTTCATGCTGATGAAACGGAAGAACCCTATCTGGTCAAAACCAAAGACTTTCATGTCAGCCACTTTTCACTCAGACAGGTGGAATTGGGTATAACAGCCGTCATTTATAATCCTTATAAGGCCAAAGTAAAACTGGATGAAATACTGATAGACGTCTTTATTGACGATAAAAAACTGGGAACCATACTGGAGGCTGCGGATGTGGTGAAAATCAACAAACAAAGTGCTTTTGACCTGCCTTTGAAAATAAATGTAAACACTGCATCTACCCTGTCCAAATTCTTTACTCAGGGCGCCAGGTTGCTGATTCCCGGCAAAAGCATCAAGGTGGATTATAAAGGCTATGTAAAAGTAAAAGCGCTCGGTTTCATTCCGATAAAAGTCAAAATCAATCAAAGTGAACTATTCACCATCAAGGATATTATCGGCAGCGGCGATCAAAGCCCGAAAAAATCAGCACCATCTCCGGCAGAAAAGAATCATTAG
- a CDS encoding metallophosphoesterase, protein MNNRFNPAWMLLPLLITITVDIYVFQSLKTSFSVSKPATQRIAYIIYWTLSSITYIALAILITKGFTNWHGWSKIFIMGIAQAVFVGKLLIIPFLLVDDILRLFRYAFNLFGPTTASDVQANGISRLQFFSRVGLMVGSATFGAFFYGIVRGAYNYQKRNVKLPIPNLPDEWKDIKIVQISDLHVGSFADKSAIEKIVKLVNDEAADFVFFTGDLVNYAAREVKPYISILKNVKAKIKVYSILGNHDYGMYVKWDTDKMMKDNFNELLRIQREELGWDLLMDENRILERNGKKLAIIGVQYIGHTLRFGSFGNLQKAYSGAENADIQLLLSHDPSHWDKEISQLSRYKNIHVTFSGHTHGFQFGVEIPTLNIKWSPSKFVYPHWAGLYKSVQQHLYVNRGVGFLGYPGRLGISPEITVFQLESA, encoded by the coding sequence ATGAATAATCGATTTAACCCCGCCTGGATGCTTTTGCCGCTGCTCATCACGATAACAGTGGACATTTATGTATTTCAGTCTCTCAAAACATCCTTCTCCGTTTCAAAACCTGCTACCCAACGCATTGCCTATATCATCTACTGGACATTGTCATCCATTACCTACATCGCACTGGCCATCCTGATCACGAAAGGGTTTACCAACTGGCACGGATGGAGTAAGATTTTTATTATGGGCATTGCACAGGCAGTATTTGTAGGCAAACTGCTCATCATACCATTCCTGCTTGTTGACGACATACTGCGTTTATTTCGCTATGCATTCAATTTATTTGGACCCACTACCGCCTCAGATGTGCAGGCTAACGGCATATCCCGCCTGCAGTTTTTCAGTCGTGTGGGTTTAATGGTCGGATCCGCCACATTCGGTGCCTTCTTTTACGGAATTGTCCGGGGTGCGTATAACTATCAGAAAAGAAATGTAAAATTACCCATACCTAACTTGCCGGACGAATGGAAAGACATTAAGATTGTCCAGATATCCGATTTACATGTCGGTAGTTTTGCCGATAAATCCGCCATTGAAAAAATCGTAAAACTGGTGAATGATGAAGCAGCCGATTTCGTTTTTTTTACCGGGGATTTGGTCAATTATGCTGCAAGGGAAGTCAAACCCTATATTTCCATCCTCAAAAATGTAAAAGCAAAAATCAAGGTTTATTCCATCCTGGGTAATCATGATTACGGCATGTATGTAAAATGGGATACGGATAAGATGATGAAGGATAATTTCAACGAACTGCTTCGTATCCAACGGGAAGAGTTAGGCTGGGATCTGCTGATGGATGAAAACAGAATACTGGAAAGAAACGGAAAGAAGTTAGCTATCATTGGCGTTCAGTATATCGGCCATACGCTGAGGTTTGGCTCCTTCGGAAATTTACAAAAAGCTTATTCGGGTGCTGAAAATGCCGATATTCAGCTGCTTCTGTCTCACGATCCATCCCACTGGGATAAAGAAATTTCACAACTTTCTCGCTATAAAAATATCCATGTCACTTTCAGCGGCCATACGCATGGTTTTCAGTTTGGGGTGGAAATTCCTACATTGAATATCAAATGGAGTCCGTCAAAATTTGTCTATCCGCATTGGGCTGGCTTATACAAAAGTGTGCAGCAACATCTGTATGTCAACCGCGGTGTTGGCTTTCTGGGATACCCGGGCCGGCTGGGTATATCGCCCGAGATAACGGTTTTCCAACTAGAGAGTGCATAA
- a CDS encoding oligosaccharide flippase family protein produces MNKASSGNSILKHFSILFLGLLAVQIINFLFSLVLPKFFTPYDFAEFGIFTSILFILIEVTNAKLDIAVMLPAEIEDSEKIINASFTVTCLFFVALLLICIPLAVLYYTIYILLPFAVLAYGIHQPILVYLNKKSDYASINLFRLLQVIVTILFTLLIAFLKIPHALVYGFLIGITTASIFLLRYYRPVFDLSELKEIWKEYGQFPKYGTWSSLLNNVSRNSIPILLTYFFSKNMVGFYSYATRLLNAPTGMYKSALGQVYFKIASNLDNKELKKETLRILLYTFLLGLIPSLIILFYGQQLFLFLFSSEWATAGKISQYLILWYFLNVITSPVSSLIDIKNKLQFELKFNAVMFIVRILSIVTGGYLNDFYISMALYSITGVILNFYLIYYIRYKLLAE; encoded by the coding sequence ATGAATAAAGCATCTTCCGGCAATTCGATTCTCAAACATTTCTCCATTCTGTTCCTGGGATTGCTCGCCGTGCAGATCATCAATTTCCTGTTTTCTTTAGTTTTACCCAAATTCTTTACGCCCTATGATTTTGCGGAATTCGGCATATTTACGTCCATCCTTTTCATTCTGATAGAGGTAACAAACGCTAAATTAGACATTGCGGTCATGCTGCCCGCAGAAATAGAAGACTCTGAGAAAATCATCAATGCCTCTTTCACCGTTACCTGTCTGTTCTTTGTCGCACTGCTGTTGATCTGCATTCCACTCGCAGTGCTGTACTATACTATCTACATCCTGCTTCCATTTGCCGTTCTGGCATATGGGATACATCAGCCCATATTGGTTTATCTGAATAAAAAAAGTGATTACGCTTCCATCAATCTTTTCCGGCTGCTGCAGGTCATCGTTACGATATTGTTTACACTTCTGATTGCATTTCTTAAAATACCGCACGCCCTGGTCTATGGTTTTCTGATTGGAATCACAACCGCCAGCATTTTTCTGCTGAGGTACTACCGCCCAGTATTTGATTTAAGCGAATTAAAAGAAATATGGAAAGAATACGGCCAGTTTCCAAAGTACGGAACCTGGTCATCCTTGCTGAATAATGTTTCACGAAACAGCATCCCCATACTGCTGACATATTTCTTTTCAAAAAATATGGTCGGTTTTTACTCTTATGCGACCCGTTTGCTGAATGCTCCTACAGGCATGTACAAGTCTGCCCTTGGACAGGTATACTTCAAGATTGCCAGCAACTTAGACAATAAAGAGCTGAAGAAAGAGACCTTGCGAATCCTGCTCTACACTTTCTTACTGGGCCTTATTCCTTCATTGATTATTTTATTTTACGGTCAACAGCTATTTTTATTTTTATTCAGCAGTGAATGGGCAACTGCCGGAAAAATCAGCCAGTACCTGATCTTATGGTACTTTTTAAATGTCATCACCTCTCCTGTTTCGTCCTTAATTGATATCAAAAACAAGCTGCAGTTTGAACTGAAATTTAATGCTGTTATGTTCATTGTAAGAATTCTATCCATTGTTACCGGCGGATATTTAAATGATTTTTACATATCCATGGCATTATATTCCATAACAGGGGTTATTCTGAATTTTTACCTGATTTACTACATACGCTATAAATTACTGGCTGAATGA